A part of Camelus ferus isolate YT-003-E chromosome 6, BCGSAC_Cfer_1.0, whole genome shotgun sequence genomic DNA contains:
- the EFS gene encoding embryonal Fyn-associated substrate: protein MAIATSAQLARALYDNTAESPQELSFRRGDVLRVLQREGADGLDGWCLCSLHGQQGIVPANRVKLLPAGPAPKPGLSQVPSAQPGLPLPAPEQGNEDQEVYVVPPPARPCPTSGPPAGPCPPSPDNIYKVPRGSGTQLAAPGDALEVYDVPPTALRVPSDGPYDSPASFARPLAQVAPQPPGEDEAPYDVPLALKPPSELDPDLEWEGGREPGPPLYAAPSNLKRASALLNLYEAPEELLADGEGGGTDEGIYDVPLLGPETPPSPEPLGASASNDLDTLALLLTRSPPPPHRPRLPSAESLSRRPLPALPVPEAPSPSLAPSPAPGRRGSIQDRPLPPPPPRLPSYGIPKVEGDPDGREVEDHPAGHHNEYEGIPMAEEYDYVHLKGVDKAQGPRPPDKASPGDPDLLERGPPEPQEALSPGEPLVLPAGDLQLLHFYAGQCQSHYSALQAAVAALMSSTRANQPPRLFVPHGKQVVVAAHRLVFIGDTLGRLAASTPLRAQVGAAGTVLGQALRATVLAIKGAALGYPSGSAAQEMSQCVAELAGRALQFTTLLTSLAP, encoded by the exons ATGGCCATAGCCACTTCG GCCCAGCTGGCCCGGGCACTCTACGACAACACTGCTGAGTCCCCCCAGGAGCTGTCCTTTCGCCGAGGGGATGTTCTACGGGTACTGCAGAGGGAAGGTGCTGACGGGCTGGACGGCTGGTGCCTCTGCTCCCTGCATGGCCAGCAGGGCATTGTGCCCGCCAACAGAGTGAAGCTCCTTCCTGCTGGCCCAGCACCTAAACCCGGCCTCTCCCAGGTGccctcagcccagcctggcttACCACTTCCAGCCCCAGAGCAAGGCAACGAGGACCAGGAG GTGTATGTGGTGCCACCCCCAGCTCGGCCCTGTCCTACCTCGGGACCCCCAGCAGGACCCTGTCCGCCCTCCCCTGATAACATCTACAAGGTCCCCAGAGGCAGTGGGACTCAACTGGCTGCCCCTGGAGATGCCTTGGAG GTCTATGATGTGCCCCCCACTGCCCTCCGAGTTCCTTCTGATGGCCCCTATGACTCCCCCGCATCCTTTGCCCGCCCTCTGGCCCAGGTAGCCCCACAGCCCCCTGGAGAGGATGAAGCTCCCTACGACGTGCCTCTGGCCCTGAAACCACCATCTGAGTTGGACCCGGATCTGGAGTGGGAGGGGGGCCGGGAGCCAGGCCCCCCCCTCTATGCTGCTCCCTCCAACCTGAAACGAGCATCAGCCCTGCTCAACCTGTACGAAGCACCCGAGGAACTGCTGGCAGATGGGGAAGGCGGGGGCACGGACGAGGGCATCTACGACGTTCCCCTGCTGGGGCCAGAGACACCCCCTTCTCCAGAGCCCCTGGGAGCCTCGGCCTCCAATGACCTGGACACCCTGGCCCTGCTTCTGACcagaagccccccacccccacacaggCCCCGGTTGCCCTCAGCTGAAAGCCTGTCCCGCcgccctctgcctgccctgcctgtcCCAGAGGCCCCTAGCCCTTCTCtggctccctctcctgctccaggcCGGAGGGGCAGCATCCAGGACaggcctctgcccccacccccaccccgcctgccGAGCTATGGGATCCCCAAGGTTGAGGGGGATCCAGACGGCAGGGAGGTGGAGGACCATCCAGCAGGTCACCACAATGAGTACGAAGGCATCCCAATGGCTGAGGAGTACGACTATGTCCACCTGAAG GGCGTGGACAAAgctcagggacccaggccccCGGATAAGGCCTCCCCAGGGGATCCTGACCTGCTGGAGAGGGGGCCGCCGGAGCCACAG GAGGCCCTGTCCCCAGGGGAACCACTGGTTCTGCCTGCCGGAGATCTCCAGCTCCTGCACTTCTATGCCGGGCAATGCCAGAGCCACTACTCAGCGCTGCAGGCAGCCGTGGCAGCCCTGATGTCCAGCACCCGGGCCAACCAGCCTCCACGCCTCTTTGTGCCCCACGGCAAGCAGGTGGTGGTGGCCGCTCACCGCCTCGTGTTCATTGGGGACACCCTGGGCCGGCTGGCAGCCTCCACCCCTCTGCGAGCACAGGTCGGGGCTGCGGGCACCGTGCTGGGCCAGGCATTGCGGGCCACCGTGCTGGCCATCAAGGGGGCTGCACTGGGCTACCCATCGGGCTCTGCGGCTCAAGAGATGTCACAGTGTGTGGCAGAGCTGGCAGGGCGGGCCCTGCAATTCACCACCCTGCTCACCAGCCTGGCCCCTTGA
- the IL25 gene encoding interleukin-25 isoform X1 translates to MYQVVAFLAMVMGTHTFHLWLQCCTHWPSCCPSKGQNSTEEWLKWNTVLTPPPEPASLAHHPESCRASEDGPLNSRSIAPWRYELDRDLNRLPQDLYHARCLCPHCVSLQTGSHMDPLGNSELLYHNQTVFYRRPCPGEQGAHNGYCLERRLYRVSLACVCVRPRVMA, encoded by the exons ATGTACCAG GTGGTTGCATTCTTGGCAATGGTTATGGGAACCCACACCTTTCATCTGTGGCTCCAGTGCTGCACCCACTggcccagctgctgccccagcAAAGGACAGAACTCCACTGAGGAGTGGCTGAAGTGGAACACTGTGCTCACGCCTCCCCCAGAGCCTGCCAGCCTTGCCCACCACCCAGAGTCTTGCAGAGCTAGCGAAGATGGACCCCTCAACAGCAGGTCCATTGCCCCCTGGAGATATGA GTTGGACAGGGACTTGAACCGGCTCCCCCAGGACTTATACCATGCACGTTGCCTGTGTCCACACTGCGTCAGCCTTCAGACAGGCTCCCACATGGACCCCCTGGGCAACTCGGAGCTGCTCTACCACAACCAGACCGTCTTCTACCGGCGGCCATGCCCTGGAGAGCAGGGTGCCCACAATGGCTACTGCCTGGAACGCCGGCTCTACCGTGTCTCCTTGGCTTGCGTGTGCGTGAGGCCCCGTGTGATGGCCTAG
- the IL25 gene encoding interleukin-25 isoform X2: MYQVVAFLAMVMGTHTFHLWLQCCTHWPSCCPSKGQNSTEEWLKWNTVLTPPPEPASLAHHPESCRASEDGPLNSRLDRDLNRLPQDLYHARCLCPHCVSLQTGSHMDPLGNSELLYHNQTVFYRRPCPGEQGAHNGYCLERRLYRVSLACVCVRPRVMA; the protein is encoded by the exons ATGTACCAG GTGGTTGCATTCTTGGCAATGGTTATGGGAACCCACACCTTTCATCTGTGGCTCCAGTGCTGCACCCACTggcccagctgctgccccagcAAAGGACAGAACTCCACTGAGGAGTGGCTGAAGTGGAACACTGTGCTCACGCCTCCCCCAGAGCCTGCCAGCCTTGCCCACCACCCAGAGTCTTGCAGAGCTAGCGAAGATGGACCCCTCAACAGCAG GTTGGACAGGGACTTGAACCGGCTCCCCCAGGACTTATACCATGCACGTTGCCTGTGTCCACACTGCGTCAGCCTTCAGACAGGCTCCCACATGGACCCCCTGGGCAACTCGGAGCTGCTCTACCACAACCAGACCGTCTTCTACCGGCGGCCATGCCCTGGAGAGCAGGGTGCCCACAATGGCTACTGCCTGGAACGCCGGCTCTACCGTGTCTCCTTGGCTTGCGTGTGCGTGAGGCCCCGTGTGATGGCCTAG
- the CMTM5 gene encoding CKLF-like MARVEL transmembrane domain-containing protein 5 isoform X1 — protein sequence MLSALDCRDRPPEEGTAARLQGFAVDKTFLSSLKGILLETELALTFIIFICFTASISAYMAAALLEFFITLAFLFLYATQYYQRFDQLNWPCLDFLRCVSAIIIFLVVSFAAVTSRDGAAIAAFVFGIILVSVFAYDAFKIYRTEMAPRASQDAGPGPRTLPEPGTLVEVLCSPWG from the exons ATGCTCAGTGCTCTGGATTGCCGGGACCGGCCCCCTGAAGAGGGGACAGCTGCAAGGCTCCAGGGCTTCGCCGTGGACAagaccttcctctcctccctcaaaGGCATCCTGCTGGAAACTGAGCTG GCCCTGACATTCATCATCTTCATCTGCTTCACGGCCTCCATCTCCGCCTACATGGCGGCTGCGCTGCTGGAGTTCTTCATCACGCTcgccttcctcttcctctatgCCACCCAGTACTACCAGCGCTTCGATCAGCTGAACTGGCCCTGTCTG GACTTCCTCCGCTGTGTCAGCGCCATCATCATCTTCCTGGTGGTCTCCTTTGCGGCCGTGACCTCCCGGGATGGAGCTGCCATTGCTGCTTTT GTTTTTGGCATCATCCTGGTTTCTGTCTTTGCCTACGATGCCTTCAAGATCTACCGGACTGAGATGGCACCCAGGGCTTCCCAGG ATGCGGGCCCTGGCCCCCGAACCCTGCCTGAACCCGGAACTCTGGTAGAGGTACTCTGCTCCCCTTGGGGATAA
- the CMTM5 gene encoding CKLF-like MARVEL transmembrane domain-containing protein 5 isoform X2: MLSALDCRDRPPEEGTAARLQGFAVDKTFLSSLKGILLETELALTFIIFICFTASISAYMAAALLEFFITLAFLFLYATQYYQRFDQLNWPCLDFLRCVSAIIIFLVVSFAAVTSRDGAAIAAFVFGIILVSVFAYDAFKIYRTEMAPRASQGDQQ, from the exons ATGCTCAGTGCTCTGGATTGCCGGGACCGGCCCCCTGAAGAGGGGACAGCTGCAAGGCTCCAGGGCTTCGCCGTGGACAagaccttcctctcctccctcaaaGGCATCCTGCTGGAAACTGAGCTG GCCCTGACATTCATCATCTTCATCTGCTTCACGGCCTCCATCTCCGCCTACATGGCGGCTGCGCTGCTGGAGTTCTTCATCACGCTcgccttcctcttcctctatgCCACCCAGTACTACCAGCGCTTCGATCAGCTGAACTGGCCCTGTCTG GACTTCCTCCGCTGTGTCAGCGCCATCATCATCTTCCTGGTGGTCTCCTTTGCGGCCGTGACCTCCCGGGATGGAGCTGCCATTGCTGCTTTT GTTTTTGGCATCATCCTGGTTTCTGTCTTTGCCTACGATGCCTTCAAGATCTACCGGACTGAGATGGCACCCAGGGCTTCCCAGG GGGACCAGCAGTGA
- the CMTM5 gene encoding CKLF-like MARVEL transmembrane domain-containing protein 5 isoform X3 produces the protein MLSALDCRDRPPEEGTAARLQGFAVDKTFLSSLKGILLETELALTFIIFICFTASISAYMAAALLEFFITLAFLFLYATQYYQRFDQLNWPCLVFGIILVSVFAYDAFKIYRTEMAPRASQGDQQ, from the exons ATGCTCAGTGCTCTGGATTGCCGGGACCGGCCCCCTGAAGAGGGGACAGCTGCAAGGCTCCAGGGCTTCGCCGTGGACAagaccttcctctcctccctcaaaGGCATCCTGCTGGAAACTGAGCTG GCCCTGACATTCATCATCTTCATCTGCTTCACGGCCTCCATCTCCGCCTACATGGCGGCTGCGCTGCTGGAGTTCTTCATCACGCTcgccttcctcttcctctatgCCACCCAGTACTACCAGCGCTTCGATCAGCTGAACTGGCCCTGTCTG GTTTTTGGCATCATCCTGGTTTCTGTCTTTGCCTACGATGCCTTCAAGATCTACCGGACTGAGATGGCACCCAGGGCTTCCCAGG GGGACCAGCAGTGA